Genomic window (Diabrotica undecimpunctata isolate CICGRU chromosome 6, icDiaUnde3, whole genome shotgun sequence):
AtcttctaaaagaaaaatttcaaagcaaaagtcATTTAGTTTATTGAGAGTAATTCGAGACATTAGAAAGAAACTATTGGAAAGCAAACCAAGAACGTTAAGGGAAGCTATTCAACAAGCATTACGAATTGTGAAATCctacaaaaacattaaaaaaccacgTGGTCGAGTAATCCAAGTTCCAAAAACTGGGGgtatattacctctaataccgATCTTTGCTGGGTTGAGCGCATTGGGCACTATTGCTGGGGGTACATCAGCTATCGTTAAAACTATTAACGAAGCAAAAGCAGCTAAAGAAGATTTACTCGAAAAACAACGTCATAATCGTAAAATGGAAGCACTGGCAATTGGAAAACGTTTATACTTGAAACCATATAAAAGTGGAATgggtatttttttatgaataagaaaatggatcaaataaaaattccaaaacatGCTTTGACAAATGTAGAgttacaaaaatatgcaaaattaatgaAAATCCCACATTTTAGAGGTGTAATGATGAGAAATgggtttccgaaaaaaatttggcAACATGAGAGTGGAATTATTAATTTAGACAATAAAGACGGTCCTGGAACTCATTGGACAGCttacaagaagaataaatccaAAGTCGTATATTTTGATAGTTTTGGTAATCTGAGACCACCGTTGGAAGCTATATCATACTTTAATTCAAATGGTTATTCTCAAATTGTTTATaatcataaaatttatcaaacttaTAACACTGTAAATTGTGGACAattgtgtttagattttttaaataaataccctttttaaaagaatattcttttatttactcTATGATTATCGTTTGAACATGTCGTACACTTTTGTGTTATCTGGAAGAGAATCGGTGTTATCAACAAAAATTTACCCACCAattattttaaacgaaaatgaacagTATGTACTAGGTTTAATAGATTTCATGTCATACAATACAAttccaaatgtagaccaaacaaacaacaagtttTATATAGATGGTTACGATATAACGATTCCACATGGTTCTTATGAAGTCGAAGatctttcaaattatttaactgaAAAAATAACTGAATTAGAATTAAAAGTAGATCAAACACCAGATAAAGAtgatacagaaattaataaaggaaagagtcaagaaaaaaataatacaattggtAAAGGTGTGCCTAGAAAAAATCATAATATAGATCAACCTACAAGTTTGATATTGAGAATTAATAACAATACACTCAAATGTGAAATAAAAAGCAACAAAGTAATCcattttgaaaaaccaaataCCATTGCTCCCTTATTGGGATTTATACCAAAACGGCTCTCACCTTTAAAGACTCATGTAGCTGAGAATCCTGTGCATATCACAAAGGTTAATTCTATTTGTGTGGAATGTAATCTAATCACTAATTCATACGtcaatgaaaaccaaggtcatatcatCCACATGTTTTATCCAAATGTCTTACCGGGTTACAAAATTGTGGAAATTCCAAAAAAGGTAATTTATTTACCTGTCACAAATAGATATATTgatgaaattttcattaaaatagttgACCAGGACGGTAATCTTGTTAATTTCACACGAGAAGTTATTACGTTAagactacatttaaaaaaagtataaataatggttttaatttacaACTGTAGCAAATTTAATCCAGGTGTGGACAGTGTATATAATATTAAGAGTGTTGATAAAAACATTAGTGACAAGCAGACTCTCAAACCGTTGACAACAGAAAACAAAGTCTTTTTAACCTCACtaggatttaaaataaaacacaacaactacgacagtgacagggaaaaagaaaagaaatacttggtgtagaataaagttttttattaatactagaaTACTAGGGATTTTCTTGAGGTGTACTTGTAAGAAGAGTGAATATgagttttaacattttaaatattggaGATCGTGTATTGGTTGACAATTCAGTTGTGAGTCGAGAAATGCACAGTCATTTACCCTATGCCAATGCAACTTTTAATCATTGTGATGAAATAAGAATACCAATTCAGACTCAAGATATATACACCCTACCTTCTGAGAGTTATCTGTATATTGAAGGACGTTTAACGAATGATGGGAATGAAAGCAATACTTTGCGCTTTATTAATAATGGTTTGATGCATTTATTTGATGAAATACGATATGAAATTGGAGGCTGTGTAATAGATAGAGTGAGAAATTTAGGTATAACAACGACAATGAAAAACTATGCTTCGTTCACACAAACTGAATCTAATCGATACAACTGTATAGGTTGGAGTATTAATGACACACCAACAGTTGCTGATAAAGcaggaaattttaatgtttgtattccaCTCAAACTTGTACttggattttttgaagattttacaaaaattcttatTAACATACGCCAAGAACTCGTATTGATAAGAAGTTCAACTGATTTAAATGCAGTAATGTCTACAGTAGAAACTGAACTGAAACCAaaagtggaaatatttaaattaatatggaaAATGCCTCATATTCAAGTGTCCGATTCAGAAAAGTTacgtttatataaatttattgaaaatgggtCCAGTTTGGAGCTTGCATATAGAAGCTGGGAATATCATGAAATTCCTCTACTGCCTCAGACAATGAAATTTAACTGGAATGTAAAAACTACCAGTCTATTGGAGAGACCACGATTTGTTTTGTTTGCATTacaaactgccaaaaagaatgcaaTAAAAGAAGAGAACAGCTATTTTGATCACTGTAATCTTACAAACTTAAAGCTATTTCTAAATTCTGAAATGTACCCGTATGACAATTTGAACTTGAACTTTAGTAAAAGACATTATGCCCTTGCATATGAAATGTATGCACAATTTCAACCGTCGTACTATTACAAATCCATAGGAGATCCATGCCTTACTATGTTACAATTCTGTGCTGTTGCTCCGATATTTGTTATTGATTGCAGCAGACAAAATGAATCAATTAAATCAGGAAGTGTCGATATGAgaatagaaatagaaactaaTAAGAATATACCAGCTAACACAACTGCTTATTGTATAATTATACATGACCGTATTGTTAAATATAATCCTCTAACCAATGTAGTTCAAATGTTTTAACTGTAGTTCATCTAATGAAGCAAATCTGTACTTTGggtttttaagtataaataaaaagttaaaaaaaagtttactcttatttaacaccctgtacacaataaatattttcataaccttgttgacataagtgtctaattGGGGGCTAGACTAGTACCAAATCtgaaagctgttcaagacctgttcgagacctgttcaagacctgttcaagacctgttcaagacctgttcaagacctgttcgagacctgttcgagacctgttcgagacctgttcaaagctgttcaagacctgttcaaagctgttcaagacctgttcaagacctgttcaagacctgttcaaagcttaAAACATGTGGatgatatgaccttggttttcattgaCGTATGAATTAGTGATTAGATTACATTCCACACAAATAGAATTAACCTTTGTGATATGCACAGGATTCTCAGCTACATGAGTCTTTAAAGGTGAGAGCCGTTTTGGTATAAATCCCAATAAGGGAGCAATGGtatttggtttttcaaaatgGATTACTTTGTTGCTTTTTATTTCACATTTGAGTGTATTGTTATTAATTCTCAATATCAAACTTGTAGGTTGATCTATATTATGATTTTTTCTAGGCACACCTTTaccaattgtattatttttttcttgactctttcctttattaatttctgtatcaTCTTTATCTGGTGTTTGATCTACTTTTAATTCTAATTCAGTTATTTTTtcagttaaataatttgaaagatCTTCGACTTCATAAGAACCATGTGGAATCGTTATATCGTAACCATCTATATAaaacttgttgtttgtttggtctacatttggaaTTGTATTGTATGACATGAAATCTATTAAACCTAGTACATActgttcattttcgtttaaaataatTGGTGGGTAAATTTTTGTTGATAACACCGATTCTCTTCCAGATAACACAAAAGTGTACGACATGTTCAAACGATAATCATAgagtaaataaaagaatattcttttaaaaagggtatttatttaaaaaatctaaacacaatTGTCCACAATTTACAGTGTTAtaagtttgataaattttatgattATAAACAATTTGAGAATAACCATTTGAATTAAAGTATGATATAGCTTCCAACGGTGGTCTCAGATTACCAAAACTATCAAAATATACGACTTtggatttattcttcttgtaaGCTGTCCAATGAGTTCCAGGACCGTCTTTATTGTCTAAATTAATAATTCCACTCTCATGTTgccaaatttttttcggaaacccATTTCTCATCATTACACCTCTAAAATGTGGGATTTtcattaattttgcatatttttgtaacTCTACATTTGTCAAAGCatgttttggaatttttatttgatccattttcttattcataaaaaaatacccATTCCACTTTTATATGGTTTCAAGTATAAACCTTTTCCAATTGCCAGTGCTTCCATTTTACGATTATGACGTTGTTTTTCGAGTAAATCTTCTTTAGCTGCTTTTGCTTCGTTAATAGTTTTAACGATAGCTGATGTACCCCCAGCAATAGTGCCCAATGCGCTCAACCCAGCAAAGATcggtattagaggtaatatacCCCCAGTTTTTGGAACTTGGATTACTCGACCAcgtggttttttaatgtttttgtagGATTTCACAATTCGTAATGCTTGTTGAATAGCTTCCCTTAACGTTCTTGGTTTGCTTTCCAATAGTTTCTTTCTAATGTCTCGAATTACTCTCAATAAACTAAATgacttttgctttgaaatttttcttttagaagaTGAGGAGGAGGATGTGACCTTTCTTTTAGTGCTGTttcttgtctttttcttattaccAACCATCTTGACTGTTTCCAACCAACTACCCATAATACACACAACaacaagtctttattaaaaaaaaaaacgacaatAGAAAATGTagcatatattaattattattaattacataaaaaaattttaaaattactgtcTTCGAACGTGGTTGATTCCTTCGATTGGAAATGGTAGCGGTCTCCTTCCCAATGGGTAATCGGCATCTCTATGGGGTTCTAAATGGTTAAGCCTCCCTAGTTGTTGTGCTTGAACACCCTCATCTCTTTGCCGATACCTACTAAATTCTCTCGTGAAGAGTCTTGTCCTGGCATTGTCTCTTTGCTTACTATGGAATTCAACAACACAACTCTTAACTCCCATTTCactgttatctttactttttttcgctGTTGAACTGTTAACACACAGCTTATTAACAACGATACAGATCAGACTGAATTAGTTATTGGTATATGTGCGTATATATATAGATAGTATCTACatattttttcattatattttttaatttaatacaatttacttATTATATCTTAACTTTTTTCTTAACTGGATCATCATCATCCTCATCTTCATTGTTTATGTCTCGTTTTCTTTTTTGGGTATTGTTTAATAAGTAATTTAAGTTGATTTTTGCTTTTTTGACACCAACTACATTGTCATCaattatttttcgtttttctcttcttttggaaagaaggtcatcatcatcatcaacaaaatcATCTGTAATGTCCACATCCATattattttctaattgttttgctcttttatgatttaaaagcttttgttgtattttttgtttatttttttttacattttgtttgcgTTTACTTGATTTGGAAATAGTTAATCCTTGGAGTAATAAAGTACAATGGtctatattttcagttagtttttctaaattatttttagctTTGTTCAATTCTTTATTACAACTTTTTGTTACAGCTTTATATTTAGTAGAACCTAGACCCATACCTAATTTCACTTTTGCTTTCATTGCACCAGCTACACCAAGTGCTGCCAATTTTTCAGAAAATGCTGTATTTTTCGATCGAAACTGTTCAAGAGCTTTTTCACCTAGAATCTTATCAGCCTTATGTCGTTCGGATAGATCTTTATTTTGAGAATATGCAATATCATGTTCACGACACGCCTCGTCTAATCCATTTATTCCCCTATCTCCTCGTGCTAGTCGTTTCTGTAATTTGGTGCCGGGTCCACAAAACCTATAACCTCCAGGGATGTGCATTTCGAAAGGTAATTTATTAATGACAGCGTTTAACATATTGGTAGCGTACTcgtagacgatttacaaattaatacatagttattctaaatataagtctttatatattttttctcttcttcagaCAACTGACCTCACATTTCACCAAACATACTACTTGGTATATTTTTAGCACCAGATCTGGATCTCAAATATTCTATGTAGTCACAGTTTATACAATTCCTATTAGATATTTCAGTCTCCCCACCACACTTTGGACATTTATACTTTACTGGTACAGGCATACTTATTTTTGGATAAATAGATGACTTGGGTTATTTTTGTCACCACCAAATTGTctaaatatactttttaagtaACAATTTACACAAAGTGTATTTGGAATCTCAGTTTCACCACCACACTTTGTACATTTATATGTCACAGGTACAGGCATATTcaaagggcaaaataaaaatgagctttatgttatatttacagctattttattattctaattttttatcaTGCGATTACATTATTTTTGCGGTCTCTGTCTCTTTACATACATTCTACTAGGTATATTTTTAGCACCACTCTCTTCCTTGTACACCTCTTCCAATTCACAATTTATACACAGGTCATTTCGTTCTTCAGTGTCACCCCCACACTTTGGACatttatgtttcacaggaacaggcatatttattgttctcactcacaatttatttgttgttgtCGTTGATTCTCTGAAAAATGGGATAAACTCTTTCTACAAAGGCACAATCGGGACTAAATTTTTTGTGATCTTcgattatattgtcatttgattcCCATTTGTAAATCTCTACGCCACACTTGAAACACTTTACTATATCTTCCACTTGGAGAAAGTAAAATCCACAAGCAGCTAACTCTATTTCAGATTTATTCCCCTTCCAATTGTTAAAAGTTGAGAGCCTTGAATAAAACTCGTCTAGCATGTACACCTCAAGACACATCTTGATTACTGACAAAATTTTGctggatacatttatttaaaataaataacttgtttcaaaacaaataaaatttatagtatcaatccaatattgttttatttacatctacccacatatatcattaaaatatatatatacacaataaagcatttatgtgatacatagttatttttccttttcctacaagtttcaaaagtaaagactaggcaggctaggctaggcaggctatacagatatatctaagcatcgtacacaaaaaaaattttgacgcaacaacacctaaaatatttccaagtctcaatacaaaatttattttttcgatcaccctgtacaaatttaacgaaaagaagaggagatgaagcgataagcgatgagttttgcactcgacatacaaggtggtccactcaaagacaccccctctggtcattgtcgaccgattcttttacttcttcaggacaggtaagacaaagaagagacaagtgtaaaaacatacaggtaacgtaggtgacaattcttcggctgagaagaagagatctagagataagcgactagttcttacgaccctctggtcattgtcgatcacttcttcgggagagaagaagaagagatcaagcgataagcgaccagttcttacaaccctctggtcattgtcgatcacttcttgtacttcttgtacacccccaaggtcaaatcatggcatcgataccttcgcatcggagaccctgatggacaggttaccaaagtgatTCAGGACCCCGCTTCCTTATCTACTTAGATTAATACCTTTCATTATGCAAAACAACAGCTGGCGTTACTTGATCAGCCTCATTTTAAATTATTCTTcgttatttaaacaattttctttCCTGAAAAAGCAGGCAACAATACACAAAGGAATACAATCAATTTAACAAGCATTATTATATAAGTAAATATTCGATGTATCGGTAGCACCTTAACAAAAATTTGCTTTTCAGTCACAAAAAAtgacaaattcttaaaaaataaataattaaaggataaattatatttttataaatacagtTTTATAGTTGTACTATTATACATGCcaattaaactaaactaaaaGGAGAAAAGTTTTGAAATTCACGGGTGTCTGGTTATTTTGCGAGGCAGTGTACAATCAGAGAAAAAGGTTTTAAAAAACCTGTTCTTTAACAAAAAGCTTTTCACTTGTTTGTATTGCAAATAAGCTACAAAGCAGTTTTGAATACATTTCAaagcaaaaatttaatattacatagtaatatttatattttgtcaaatATGCAGAAGGATATTAATTCTTACTCAAAGGATTGTAATATAGTATTGTTGAAGCATAGCATAACATAAAGACAAAACTTTTACAAAAGCAAATTTACATCTCAGTCGTTTTTTCGTACAAACTGGAAAGTGAGAAATGTTATTTTGCTTACATATTTTGTAGGTAATGAACACCCATTTTACACAACGTAGTTTTTTATTATACATTATTCTGAAAAGTGTATAAAGTTATATGAAACGCGCAGTGTGAAAATTAAATTATGCTGCTTCAAAATAGCCGTACATTAAAAACATATtctacttattttattttatttataaacttataTATGTAAACATTCAATCATAAAAATCCTAACATTGTACGGAAACTCTTgttccacttctagcattgtacccctttactgtacaatctccgaaatagacataatcgtcggactttgtataaaagaattgctgtacaatgttcgaatttcaataagtaacCATTCGTCAAAGTTTGGAAGAATATGACAGATATTGACACacaaacatcttccctatatGTTGGTATAGTGATGTACTacctatctcttgaagctttaAAATGTTTCACTCACATTATTACTCTATTGCAGAACAAATTCTTATTATTCATATTTTAGTTTGACACAGCCTTTTATCACATTGGCGATTCGAAAAAGAAGAACTCtttatataaatagaaaatatcaaataattaacaagtgtgaaatgttcgatttttgatttggtgtgtcgcttgtcaataataatcgattcgaatcgATGAACGTTTCGATAATCATTGTTAATTTTGAccatttcggacattgtacagtttgggggtacaatgctagaagtggacaataattttcgtacaatgctaggattgttcAATTTCGggcattgctcgtaacatatacatATACAACATACCGGGTGTGCCAAAAGAAAAATGAGGAGCGAATATTTCGCGAAATTTACACATCGGATCAAAAAACTGAGAAAAACgtattcaatatttttcaaaaatctatcgaatgataCTAGACACTTCCACCCCCTAGGGGTTCCGCAGGGGGCAACTTTAAAACCTTAAACGGAAACATCAATCCTTTTATTGCAGATTTAGatttcttataaaaaaataagtaacttttgtttaaaacattttttttaactctTGATAGATACTTCTATAGCCCTAAAAGAACTATTTATCCAAGTACCCTAGGAATCCCAAAGTCAGCTCCAAACTGGTTCTTGAGTGCAAGAGAGCACTTATTGATGTTGCGAAGACCAATAAGGTTATCTTGGTATGGGTACCGGGACACACAGGCGTGGAAGGGAACGAACGGGTTGACGCCCTGACAAGACAGGGCTCATTCACTTTGTCGGTGGGACCCGAACCTAGAGTGTCCTTCAGTACTGGTCGGGGTAGTCTTCTTCTGCGGAGGTTCCAGGCCAGTAGTGGAGGTATGAGACAGGCTAGGCTCTACATAGTGGGGCCATCCAAGTCCACAACTACTTAGAATTAGTTCTAAAGGATGTTACAAGACCATGTGCGTGTCAAatgacaggt
Coding sequences:
- the LOC140444264 gene encoding uncharacterized protein, which gives rise to MSFNILNIGDRVLVDNSVVSREMHSHLPYANATFNHCDEIRIPIQTQDIYTLPSESYLYIEGRLTNDGNESNTLRFINNGLMHLFDEIRYEIGGCVIDRVRNLGITTTMKNYASFTQTESNRYNCIGWSINDTPTVADKAGNFNVCIPLKLVLGFFEDFTKILINIRQELVLIRSSTDLNAVMSTVETELKPKVEIFKLIWKMPHIQVSDSEKLRLYKFIENGSSLELAYRSWEYHEIPLLPQTMKFNWNVKTTSLLERPRFVLFALQTAKKNAIKEENSYFDHCNLTNLKLFLNSEMYPYDNLNLNFSKRHYALAYEMYAQFQPSYYYKSIGDPCLTMLQFCAVAPIFVIDCSRQNESIKSGSVDMRIEIETNKNIPANTTAYCIIIHDRIVKYNPLTNVVQMF